GAATGTCATAGTTTAAAGCAACACTAAATCTTGCAGTTGCTGATGCATCCACCTTCTCTGCTGTACATTCAGATGTTAGTTATGCAGCTCCAGACTCAGGATACACGTGGGGTGAGACAGACACACCTGAGATTACAGGTAAGTCAGAATTCCTCAAAGGCAACACTGCAGATCAGTTTGGTGTGTGCTGCCCCCCCCTTCACAGTGGCAGCTTACAAAACCTTATCTGTCTGTTATTGTTGCATGTGCGAACACAGCATGCTTGTGTGAGTGATACAGTTAGGTATCTGCTGACCATGTATGTGTTGAATTTGCACCATCTGTAAGTACATGCAATCTGTGTCTCAGGACTTTGTGTTTACATGCCATCTGCCTGCCATATGAAAGATTCCTGCATGGAAGTGTGCAAGAGAAGAGCATAGGGCAGGTTtactgtttgtgcatgtgtgagagagagacactgtgAGGTGATAATTCTGCACAAAGCCATTGTTTTCACTGGTCTGGGATTGGTGGAGAGCAATATGTTGCCAATCGCAACCATGGAAATGTGTGCTTTTCCCTCTGAAGTTCATTGTGGGAAAACTAATGGGTTTCACAACATCCTCCTCTAGCTTGGGATCACAGGCCTGATATCTCAGAATATGAGCGCTGGTTTTATAACTTTGGACCATACCGTAAGTgtttttctattctattttttggGAACTAACGAGTCCTGGGGTTCAggttttttattgtcatatgtACAGATTGTGGTTCTTCttgactgttttcttttagtGACATAGCACTTCACACAACTTCTCAGACATGACCGCATTTCCATGTGCCCATTTTAGTTTCTGACACAGGATGGGAACGGGTTGTGTCATAGTTAATTTGATGTTTAAGGTGAGAGGTCCTTTAGAGTTTTATTCTTTATGTACCCTGGACATTGTatattcaattcattttatGGAGACAATACCCTGAAGTAAACTTTCCCataacaatagtaataataataatgattatgaatttatatttataatcaAGTTATCTGACTACTGGACCATGATGCCTAAAAGAACACAGgcataaaattaaataatatacCATTCTTATGCAGATCTTTTATGAACACAGAGGTTGGGCCAGCAGCCACTTAGCGTAGCACAAAGGCTAGAAACTGGGGGAAACTAGCCTGGGCTTGTCTGAGGGTGACATAATCAGcccagttgttgttttttgtacatATTTAGCAAAACAGATATAATAAGGTTGTTACAGGTAGGTGCCACTTTGCTGGATTTAGTGTGAAGACTGCCAGAGTGGACACTtcatcctgtctgctgtttacctctctgctatgtgtgtgtgtgtgtgtgtatagctcaagttaaacagacacacagatctgAAGCTCTTTATACATCAATGACAGACCAGGAGCAGAGGATAGAAATGGAGACAGTGATGTAACTTGTTTGCTACAATCTTATAGTCCCgacctcacaccctgcacactaTTATTTGCTGGGGGCTACGCAGTCAGTGCAAGCCCCAAACCGTCTTGAACAGAGCACTTCTAGTGGATCATAAGTGATGACGGAGAGGGATTACGTTTGTATGAGTCTTTTCTTTACACTGTTTTTTAGGCATTCCTACATACAGCAGTATACCTTCAACATATAGACATGAGCCATATCAAAGCACAtgagcatatttcccaaaatagTGAACTATTCTTTGAGTGCTTTGGCAGAacagtacattttatttgttttgtcacagcCTTCACACTAAAAAATACAAACCGCTTACAATATGGCCCATTGACAAGACACAAAAGGGCAGGCTAGAGCCCTAACTTTCAGATTACAGGCTATGGGTCCATCTGTTTGATGACAAagccaagtcaagtcaaatctAAGTAGAAGGGACGTGGTTTACAGAAGTGAATGACTGAGCCATTTCCAGCATGCACCACAAAAGTACCGCCGCACATCCAACCCAGTGAAACACGGTGTGGGGGGAAAAGGCCCCAATGTCATGGTGTgttcaaattaaatttgtcttgtgttgtgtgtcacagtCTGTCATCACTCATGTCTTTACTTTTAGTACCTCGCTCCCCTGACTCAGATGGTAACCGTAAAGTGCCATTGGATACCACCCATACTAGAGGTGAGCAGTGGTCGCCATGGATACCTAGAACACCTTTTCATATCCAGTGAGGCATCACACTGGATatgacataacataacatatttCACTGCAAACTTCAGTCAGACTTTGAACTGTCTTTTGCTCTGCTATTCAATTTGCTCTGCTTTAGTTTTCAGAGTAGAGCTTAAAAATTGGATATTGTACAGATGAAACCGAGACACCTCTTTTTGTGTCACTATAATGATGAGTGATATTAATTAGCTACTTGCTTCTTTGTGGTAGAAATGTGCTAATGCTGAGCTTATATGATATCATCTGTGTAGTGGAGCCAGTGGATGCCTGGAAGCCAGAAGCAAACCTTTATGAATCAGGTAAGATAGTTTGCTCAGCTCCGTTTTCTGCCCCCCCTCACAAATGAGTGACTTTGCCAGTAAGTACTCAGTTCTGACTGTAAGTACAAACCAAACCAGTGCTATCCATGGAAAACCATATGGGTTTCTGCTCAGCCTGTAATTGTAAGGATTTAGAGTCAAAGTCAAATGGCATGGTTGCTTGAGGATAAAATCTGTTCCTGTTTGGCATAGTTTTTGCCACAACAAATACTGACTAAGGTTTGGGATCTCTGGAAAGTGGACGGCTGCAAGTGGAAATTTTACCAAACATTCAGACTGCTTTTGCTTAAGTAGTAAGCTGTGTAATAACACAATGGCAGTTGTAGGGATATTTCAATTAAATTTCTCTAGATTTAATTTTGAAACTTCATATGTCAGTGATTATTCAaggacatgaaaaatgattttctttaattgtTATACCTAAAGAGTAGAATTCAACAAAATACCAGAACTCTACTTTAAAGAACTGTGTATTTCTTGATTGTCAGGTTTCAACGTGAGAGAGCTGGAACCTGTACCCAGAGCACCTGAGCCTGTGTCACAGGGAGACCCAAGTATGTTCTTTTGTGTGTAGGATTACTGCAAATGATGAATTATGGCCTAAGATTTTGTCAGTCCTGGTGCAGGCTATTTATCACATGCACTACCAAACACATGAGGGAATCTGCTCTGATCTCATTGGCCATCCTGTTTTTGCAGACTGTAAGGTGGACCTGGCCTTCCTGATGGATGGGAGCTGGAGTATTGGGAAGAGGCGCTTTAAGATCCAGAAGGATTTCCTGTCTGAGGTGGCTCAGGCCATCAACGTGGGTGTGGCTGGACCCATGATGGGCATCATCCAATACGGGTAGCCTCCTTGTTCCTGTTGTTCTACTTTGTGCCATTTTTAgataagaaaaacatgatgtgGTTTCTTGTGGTTTTGTCTGAAGGGATGACCCTGTGACAGAGATAAACCTGAAGTCTTACTCCAACTCCAGAGATGTCAAAGTGGCCATAGATAAGATTGTGCAGAAGGGAGGACTCTCCAATGTGGGTGAGTTATTCACTGTCAGCTGTCTGCTACAGTAAATGTCGACAAACAcaagtgtgaaagtgaaagggGTGCAATTTTCACATGGTTTACTACCTaggcacattttcacatgcaagGATGGAATTAAATCTAAATTTGCTGCGAGACACTGTTAGCTAAATTACAGCCCTGTTTCTGTAAGCCGTGTATTTCCTCTGCTCCAACcaaaaagcatttgtttttacCAGCCCATGGGGGTCAGCTTTCAGAGGGCAAgtcctgtttttctgctttggtTGGTGCGTCAGCATTCATCCACTACCACATGTGCCTTTATGACTTGCTAAATTTCTATTCACATACAAATGGTGTTGTTTGCCCAGACGTGCTCTCTAATCTTACATCAGTGTGAGCGGTTGTAAAAGCTTCTATAGCCTCTAACAGAGTCTCTCCTGTTCTGCCAATATTGTGACAGCCTAAATGATAGGATCACTATTTTTGTGATAATATACAGTTAAAGCTGTGTACTTCATGCAGAGACATATACAAAATACACAGGCTACTATGTAAAGTTTTTATGTGGCATACAGTGGCATCTTTTTTAGATTGGTGCCTCTGCACATGTTGGTCAGTTAGGACATACATCTTCCATTGAATGTGCATAATGAGCACCTACAAACTATAGACTTTTTCAAGCGCCCTTTTGTTACACTTTATATATTAtacagtctgtgtgtatttttattcacttGTCGAGCAGCAACTATGTGAACAGATTGGTTCGACTCCCTCAACTATCCGAGTGCATTCCTGCTTTTCAACCACAGAGTTGGATAAAGACTTGAGTGTAGCATCTTTTTAACTgcctctctgctgccacctggtGCATCAACAGGAAAGGCCCTCAGCTACATCAACAAGCAGTACTTCAGTGATGCCAATGGAAACCGAGGAGGAGCTCCTAACGTGGCCGTGGTGCTGGTGGATGGCTGGCCTACGGACAAGGTGGAGGAGGCGTCTCGGCTGGCTCGGGAGTCCGGTATCAACATATTCTTCGTCACCATCGAAGGCCCTGATGACAACGAGAAACAAAACCTGGTTGAAGCCAACTTTGTTGACAAGGTGGAGTATTGTCACAGAGGCGTGTCAGTGCTACACTAGAGCCAGTTTGAAACAAAGTGTGTCTCTTTTACTCCACAGGCTGTGTGTCGGACAAACGGCTTCTTCTCCCTGCCTGTGACCAGCTGGTTTGCTCTGAGGAAGGCCGTGCAGCCCCTGGTGAAGAGAGTGTGCGACACAGACCGCCTGGTGTGCAGCAAAACATGCCTCAACGCCAATGACATCGCCTTCGTCATCGATGGCTCCAGCAGCGTGGGGACCGGCAACTTCCGCACGGTGCTGCAGTTTGTGGCCAATGTCACACGGGAGTTTGAGATCTCTGACACAGACACGCGAGTCGGAGCTGTGCAGTACACCTACGAGCAGAGACTGGAGTTTTCCTTCGGCCAGTACAACAACAAGGCCGAGCTGCTGAACGCCATCAAACGCATCAACTACTGGAGCGGAGGGACCAGCACTGGTGCTGCCATCACCTatgctgcagagcagcttttCAGCAAATCCAAACCCAACAAACGCAAGATCATGATTGTTATTACAGATGGACGCTCCTATGATGATGTCAGAACACCTGCACTGGCTGTCCATGGccaaggtcagaggtcaaccataacagaatgtgaaaaaataagGACATTTTAAGCAGATATGGTCAAGTCAAACAGTAGTTATTTTAAAGTTTGGAAGAAAAAAGTTGTTGTTGATTCCTCTGGTGTGTCCACAGCAAGGTGtcatgcaatgtgtgtgtgtctgatgtgacAAACAAATGTGAGGGTCTGTGTGTATAATCTACTGTCTCTGTTTGTGATCTAGGTGTGATCGCCTACTCCATCGGCATTGCCTGGGCAGCCCAGGATGAGCTGGAGTACATCGCCACAGACCCCGACAAAGAGCACTCCTTCTTCGTGGACGAGTTCGACAACCTCTACAAATTTGTTCCCAAGATCATCCACAACATCTGCCAGGAGTTCAACTCCCAGCCCAGAAACTGAGGAAGGAAggacagacggacggacggacgaATGGGTGAGGGGAGGTGTAGAGAGGGACATCTTGATCCTGGGCTGTTTTAACAGAACCTTGATTGTAAATTTACTCACTCTGGTGGCCAGATGGCAGTTCTGGATTGGCTGCAGTGTCCCTTTATTTGAACAGGGAGGAGTTTTGAATTCGGGGAGGATTGTGgggttgaacaaaacaaatcttaaaGTGAATCAGCATTTGGTCTTAAACATACAAATGATGCTAATGGTAAAGGGTTTTGCATATACAGTGACATAATCACATCTCATGTACACTGTGGTGTCAGTTGTTTTCTGTTGGTGCCGTAAAGACTACAGAGTATCCCTAATCGTTTAAAAACGGCACTAATAAGTCACCCTTTTCGAAAAGGTTTATATGTTCTAAGTAAAGgtttttaataatgttaataaatcaCTCAGTAATGCTTTATAGATAATTATAAGCCATTAATGGGTCCATTAATGGCTTTTGTTGTGTAATATTCACCTTGTTAGCATCAGTTCATGCAAACCTCTACAATGCACCATTTGACCTCTGACCAGCTGGAACAAAGCTGCAAAACAATCCAGACTATCAACAACTTTTTGGTGTTTGTTAGCTGCAGATTTAATTGATTGAATTTGTAACTAAAAACTTGTAAAAGTAAGTGACAGGCTGGAGGAGACAGTGGGATgtttacttaaataaaacattagtAGATGATTAAGTTACATCAACGAAGCCCTTGGGTACACCTTATAGAACCTTTATAAAGGCTTCCTTATTAGGACGTGGCACCAaaatgatgaacaaaaacaagaaaatggtTCTTGCAGAGAAATGTAGATTTAAAGCATGCCTAGCACTTCCTCTTCTGGCTTAACATACTTCATCAACTTAATATTATGGTGCTCTTTATACAATTCTCTGTGAAGAGGATATACTTTTTGTAGAATTGGTGCATTTTGATCTTCTTAACAGGAGAGATATGATAGTAGGGACATTGTTAAAGTTCCTCTCACAGACTATGGTGCTGACGTTGAGTGGTAGTTGAAGTGAGGCTTATGTTCACCCAACAAGTGGATGTGAAAGGCAAATCGTGGAACATGGAAATGGACATGTGTGAGAAGTGAGGAAAGAGGAGCTCGTATGTCTTAGAGTGATGGATCATAAATTTGCGGATTATCACTcgttttctttttaacagtgTGGTTGCTTCTAACATCGCAGGCATTTCTCAGTTTTGTTGAAAGAGTATTTATGATTTCCCTCCTTTATGTCCTTTTTGTACATATGCATATTAAAAGCCTTTCGCTAATAATGTTCTGATAATTGATCAATatattttttgcaatttttaataaaataaagaaaatgaagacaacTTAAAGTTGATTTCTCCTGAATTTTGTTGATCCAATTGCCACCATTTACGTCCAGGGTTTCTTTCATTTGCAGCTTTCACATTTGTCAAATGACCAACATCGCAACACAGTTAAGTTTTTACAGtaggttttattttgaacataGTTTCATATACAAACCAGTGACTGAGAAAATGGCTCATTCGAAGCTGTACTCTACATGTACAACatcttgattgttttttttttttgttttttttttcctttgtttaccCAGGATTACAGTTTACAGTAAACTGGAATTTGCAGGATATTTCTCTGACCTCAGTGTTGGATGATTAACTCATTATTTCAAACAGTCCTACAGTACTGCACTAATTTCCTGCTAAACACTGGACTACCGTAAATATCTGGACGTGATACATCACATTGTAGTCGAGGATGTCCACACAATTGGGGATAACTACATACAGTACAAGCCATTCAATTCAAACAAGAGCAAACTGGccaaaatcaattaattaatcctAAAATGGACATCTAGAACCAAGTTTGAATTATAATTATGTAACCAAGATGGTTTACTTTGGACACTTATGTTTGTAATATTACTTCTGAAGTGTACAATAACTTGAATCTAATGGACAGGCATTATATTTAATGGTCTGTATCACTCTACCAGCTTTGCCCTGAAATGCACAAAATTGATTCCCCAACCACACTTATCAAAAAGGAGCACTCAAACTCACTCTGCACATTAAATTTTAAGactgaatatatattttgtttattataagCATTTGTAATTTTACATCCAATGTTAAAATTGACAACACTGTGACAACCAGCCCTGTTTCTCCGCTGtcaccctcccccctccccaaaacAAGGTtgttaaaataacaattttcaAGACCTTTTTAAAGCAAAGGCACATTTGTCaatatgtgttttaaaaaggaaaataaaggcAGGCCGGCAAGCAGAGTCAGTCTGGGAAgcggaggagaagaagaagaagtgtgaGGCTTCCACCGCAGCTCCAGCGAGCCTTCAGTACGCCACATTTCTGGAACAACACGACACAAAACCTGACTTGGAGTAAAGGGCCCGGACCTGGTATGTCTGAGAGGGAAGGTCGAGGGCCAGAGGGGTTTAGGATGAGCATGAAGTCACAGGGCCAGAAGACCGGCTTGAAACCTCATTGCTCCAACTCCACACTCTTTAACACTTGTCCTGAGCCTCCTAGCTACGGAGGTTAAGCTTTAGTCTGTCTGGGAGAGGGGGCGCTGTTGCCCGTCACACCCAGGCCTGCCTGGATGGTAGATGGGGGACTAGAGAGCAGTTCTCCTTTTGACTGTCCTCCCTGCCGACCCTTTCTATGGAGAGTCATGGCCCGTTTGAGGCTAGCGGCTACATAGTCTACCGGTCCGGCATGAAACCAGTGGGCTGAGAGAAGTGGGATGGGACCCATGCCTGAAGGTCCTTCCCCTCCCATGTCTCTATTGGTCCCCGATCATGGGAGGCTGAGTCAGAGAGCGGTGCTGCGGGGAGAGACGCAGCTCCGCGTCATACAAACACTTTGGCGAGAGCATCTGCCCCAGCACTGGCGATGTAGCATTTAGATGGATGAAATGCCACATCGTGGATGGACTCCTCAAACTTCTTTCTGTGAGCCGTGAACTCCTGGATGCAGGTTTTACTCTCCAGGTTCCACAGGCGGATGGAGCAGTCATGACCTGCAGAGGAAATGACAAGTTACAAGCAGTTGTTATgcgttgttgtgttgttgtgctttaCAAAGCATGGTCCCTCTGCCAGGGCAGTAAAGGTAGTCACATATCTACCAAGAAACTCCACTGGCTCACTCACACTGCCAGATGGGGGCAAACTATCAATGAACTAACGTTAGACACAAGCAGACAGTGGTTAAATGGTACTTACTGCCTGACATGAGATAAAGTCCATTAGGGTCTACAGCTAAGCTTGTGACAGCATCCAAATGAGCCACCATGGAGTGAATTAGCTTCCCGCTGTTGTTGTCAAAGAACTTGATGTGTCGGTCCTCCTGTGCAGTGATGGTGATGGGGAGAGTCGGGTGGCTGAGGACCTTGTTGATCTGACAGGGGGTGCCTggttaaaaacagacaaacaccatTAGACATCACAGTGGAAGAGCGTATTAAGACCAACAAAACAGATAGTCATTGTGAATGAAATCATTTGCAACATTTATCTGAtctgtggaaatattttactgtgtgtgtgtgaatgttcaCCTGAGTAAATTTGTCCCTGATGGACACACAAATACTTGTTGGGAAACAATTTTTTAACAGTGGGCAGATATACTAAGCATCTTTGTAAGCTGTGTGACGATATATCAGGCAATGATAGAaatacatcttttgtttttgcattacGCTGTACCGTTCATTTCGTGGTATCACATTCTTTAGagcaacatttttcatcagtcaGACAACGTTTGACATTCTCCTGCATGGCATGGATGCAAGCAGGAAATTTgcacaaagacaacacaaacaaacatggtgCAGCATAAATGTGACACAGGATGAGTTAAGTCCGGACAGAGAGGGACTCCAACCAGCAGAGACACAACAAGGGGCTTGGAACCAAAAAGGGGCTACTTCCACCGCACAGACGTAACCTATAACGACCCTATGAACCAATAGGTCTCGCGACTGGAGCACTGTATCAGTGACATAACTGGCAGTTACAGGAATTTAGAAATCAAAACCCAACAGAAAATTAACatacaacagaaaacactggGGATTGTGGGTGCTGCTGATAGCTTACTTTCCTACTACTGCCACTAGATTAGACTACTCAAGTGCCATATTTTCAGATTAACTTCACTTCCACCTGCCTTTTTTCAGTTCCTACCTGGCTCTAAATTGGACTCCAGACTGAGGACCAGTTGGCGGGTTTCCATATTGAAGAGGCCAATCTGCCCATTAGTGAAGGACGTGACCAGGTGGGCCGGTTCACTGCACACCAGGTCCACTGAGGAGGGAACTCCGAGCTCTTGTTCACCAAAAGATAAATACATTTACGTTACTaattaaataaagtaaacatTTAGGTATAAAAAAGTCACGACACAAGCTTAAAGTCAGTACTTTTGTCTTCATTGAACACTGCCAGGGCGGGGGAGGTGGTGTTGGCATCCCACAGCCTTACGGTCCCGTCTGCAGAGCAGGACAGGATGCGCTGATGTGCGCTGCTGTAGACCAAACCCCAAACTGAGTCGGTGTGTCCACACAATGCTCCACGCAGCATTGATGGGTCTGCTCCAGAAATACACGAGACAGCAGAAGTTAGTCACTGTAATTTCATTGGAAAATTCTCAGattcaaacaaaatgcatgaCACCATTTACCATAGGAGTCGTACGGGTCGATGTTGGGATTCGGGGTGTTCCAGCACTGTATAGTCCCATCAACCCCTCCGCTGAAACACTGCTCCCCTGTACTGCTCATCACCACGCTCAGCACAGCCCCCCTGTGGTCCAAAAGACGACAAATTATCAAAATCTATTGTGGATTGAGTGAACACTAAAACGGGAAATTGGttttcatttatgtgttttcacCTGTGGGCTCTGAAAGTGTAGATCGGTTCCACATCTAAAGAAGCACTCCTGTGGACAAGCAATGTGTTCATTAATGTAATGTACAAACCAAACAGCACAAACGACTTCATGTGTCAATGAGTAGGTTCAAAATTATTGTCAGTTAACTGTACAAAGCTGTCAGTTAGTGCAGAATTTGCTGCTACACCCGTGATTGATTAGTTACCATCTTATTCACAATACTGAACTCTAAAATTACTTCAGTCTCTAAAAATAATCATGTAAGATTACtacagtgtgtgcgtgtgctgctGAGCTGTGATGTGACATAATGAGTCTCGCTGAGCAGAGTTTTGACAGCTCTTTGTCACATAGGGACTGTTTCCTGTAGCTGAGTCGTGTGAAGGTGTAACAACAAAGATAAGCCATCCACCTTATGGGGTGATAATCAACAACAGAGCTTTTCATTCTGATGATGCTCAGTGTGCTGCCTCAGGTGCAAAGTGACTGTTGTCTGAGCATCAGTGTCTCAGACAGAGCAGATAAAGGAGGAATGGACAGCTAATCAATGAAAGGCTCATTAGAAAATTTAAAGCTGCTCAATTTTCTCATTTTGGCTGAGAAAAGATGCACTTTTGGAGGTATTCAACTTGTGTGAAgatatttgtacttttttgcaGGAGCGGTCTTTTGCAGGTTCCACATCTTGAGCGTGTGGTCCTCTGAAGCAGTGATGAGGACAGGCTCCACAGGGTGAAAGGCCAGAGCTCGAATCCCATCAAAATGACTCCGCAGAGTAAATTTCGGGTTCCATGTTTTCCTCATGGCGTCCTTATTGTTGCCAATCTGAGGAGAAAACATCTAATCAGAAATCAACATCTAACTAAGAGAGTCAGAAGCTTCACTCGTACAGCCCCTCAAGCCACAACATCTGGATTGTTGTgtaaagagtaaataaaaacagaacaaaaccacTGTTGTAAAATAGAAGTTTTGGAAAGcgttcctgagcccatgtagtaatcatgtttcacaaagtgctgaACCTTGCCTCATTCTTGCATGTAAACAACTGAGCCTTTcaaggatgcccctttcatacccaatcatgataaCCTGTTTACCCGTGGAACATTTTAGACGCATGATTTTTGAGTAATACACCACTTTCCCAGTCTTTCGTTGATcttgtcccaacttgtttgaaacatgctgCTGGCATAGAATTCAGATTTATTTAGTGTCTCAACTATTTTGTCAGTAGCAGTATTttagcagtttaaaaaaaattcaaaaggtACTGAAATTTTGGGGTGCAGtcagctgctgtgaaaaacacattcctgagattaaagacaaaaacatcactCAACTCAAATGTGTTTGTATAGCTTTACAGTTTGACATAACTGCTGTAACCAGGTGACCTCAGAAAAAACTTCCAGTACTACACTTTCAAAGCATCTTTGCTGACAGTTCACAAAAATAGCCATTTGAGACACAAATGATAAGCTTTCAGCACATCATGTGACTTTAACTAAAATTGCTATGAATTAGAGAAGGAAGATGGGATGGCTGTTTTTCTTAAGGCTCcagtgatgacagaaaaaagttTTCCCCAGAGAAAAGCCATTCTTTCTCTTCCTACTCACATCGTACGCCAGACTGTCAGCCTCGTTTGCCACAGTGAGTCCAGCAAGCTCTCCCAGGCCCAGCTCGCTCTCCATGGCCTCGTCTGTGCCCATAATGAACGCCTTCCCTGAGGTGGGAGGGAAAGTCAATGCCTCAACTGGGGAaagaacaaataataaaaacagaaccaGTTAGCCAAGGATGACGGGAGTTTTGGCCAGTCTAGGAGGTAACGCTTGGTTACAACAATCTACAGGAGCACCTTCATC
This region of Scatophagus argus isolate fScaArg1 chromosome 10, fScaArg1.pri, whole genome shotgun sequence genomic DNA includes:
- the vit gene encoding vitrin isoform X5; protein product: MYRASVTAICLALLLCCAWAKPDGSKNKKPKQVVPAIECDVRAGKISLPEFIVKCPAHCKETKQQVYGTGVFASISSICNAAIHSGVITNTGGKVIVRKIAGQNIYKGSNSNGVRSLSLPKWRESFVVSVGKPKKGVIYPSTLDYVPSRPTYVKTSQKEAKTPPMTTPLPVTTAPEPTTTTTPEPTTTTTTTTTTTTIPPTTTPLPLPTTTKARAAVHKVRDAGLRRPETGSAIRRQPSSPVGPAFPRRDWAHPSFPRPDWFPGPRRPADVSYAAPDSGYTWGETDTPEITAWDHRPDISEYERWFYNFGPYLPRSPDSDGNRKVPLDTTHTRVEPVDAWKPEANLYESGFNVRELEPVPRAPEPVSQGDPNCKVDLAFLMDGSWSIGKRRFKIQKDFLSEVAQAINVGVAGPMMGIIQYGDDPVTEINLKSYSNSRDVKVAIDKIVQKGGLSNVGKALSYINKQYFSDANGNRGGAPNVAVVLVDGWPTDKVEEASRLARESGINIFFVTIEGPDDNEKQNLVEANFVDKAVCRTNGFFSLPVTSWFALRKAVQPLVKRVCDTDRLVCSKTCLNANDIAFVIDGSSSVGTGNFRTVLQFVANVTREFEISDTDTRVGAVQYTYEQRLEFSFGQYNNKAELLNAIKRINYWSGGTSTGAAITYAAEQLFSKSKPNKRKIMIVITDGRSYDDVRTPALAVHGQGVIAYSIGIAWAAQDELEYIATDPDKEHSFFVDEFDNLYKFVPKIIHNICQEFNSQPRN